One Dictyostelium discoideum AX4 chromosome 3 chromosome, whole genome shotgun sequence genomic region harbors:
- the trmt5 gene encoding tRNA -methyltransferase (Similar to guanine-N1-~Similar to GM37): MNVLNKEVFNQTKKVLGLIVSNKLVNGFSKQFKSYMFQSPKFKPIVSTDNDDKKMIYLCDTLKKETDIPDQLKTFIKENDIKVIEKDISLNYNNFSYEQVLKTLLPKDVGIPFSFERIGHIIHVNLKDEQLPFKYIIGQAILDKNIQVKTVLNKVGEIDTVFRTFKIEILAGEPDLVAEIKENECIFRFNFEEVYWNSRLQYEHMELVNTFKKEDIICDMFAGVGPFALPAAKIKKCKVYANDLNPSSVKYMKENAKTNRLESKVEISNLDARDFVKSLVEKSIPFTHVVMNLPSTSIEFLDVFRDIFLNSTIPPPIPPPIINCYTFTKLDESSDLIKDTIKNVENVIGAKVPSDYVCYEVRDVAPKKSMMRITFRMPTILPYVGSLTTASTTTTPTTSNTNTSTTTSTTSTSTTTTESTNTNNSANNVEDKNNKKRNSTEDSNETNETDSIDTNKKLKN, encoded by the exons atgaacgttttaaataaagaggTATTCAATCAAACTAAAAAAGTTTTGGGTTTGATTGTATCTAATAAATTAGTCAATGGGTTctcaaaacaatttaaatc ATATATGTTTCAATCTCCAAAATTCAAACCAATTGTTTCaactgataatgatgataaaaaaatgatttatttatgtGATACACTTAAAAAAg AAACAGATATTCCAGATCAACttaaaacatttataaaagaaaatgatattaaagtTATAGAGAAAGATAtatcattaaattataataatttttcatatgaacaagttttaaaaacattattaCCAAAAGATGTTGGTATTCCATTCTCATTTGAAAGAATTGGTCATATTATacatgtaaatttaaaagatgaaCAATTACCATTCAAATATATTATAGGTCAAGCAATTCTTGATAAAAATATACAAGTTAAAACTGTTTTAAACAAAGTTGGTGAAATTGATACAGTTTTTAgaacttttaaaattgaaattttagcTGGTGAACCAGATTTAGTTGCAgaaatt aaagaaaatgaatgtatatttagatttaattttgaagaaGTTTATTGGAATAGTAGATTACAATATGAACATATGGAATTAGTtaatacatttaaaaaagaggATATTATTTGTGATATGTTTGCAGGTGTTGGACCATTTGCATTACCAGCagcaaaaattaaaaaatgtaaagTCTAtgcaaatgatttaaatccaAGTAGTGTTAAATACATGAAAGAGAATGCAAAAACCAATCGTTTGGAATCAAAagttgaaatttcaaatttggATGCACGTGATTTCGTTAAATCTTTAGTAGAGAAATCAATACCATTCACTCATGTAGTTATGAATTTACCTTCTACCTCTATAGAGTTTTTAGATGTTTTTAGagatatatttttaaattcaaccaTTCCACCACCAATTCCAccaccaattattaattgttataCCTTTACAAAACTTGATGAATCttcagatttaattaaagatacCATAAAAAATGTTGAAAATGTTATTGGTGCAAAAGTTCCTTCTGATTATGTCTGTTATGAAGTTAGAGATGTTGCACcaaaaaaatcaatgatGCGTATTACTTTTAGAATGCCAACTATTTTACCATATGTTGGTTCTTTGACAAcagcatcaacaacaacaacaccaacaacatcaaatactaatacttcaacaacaacatcaacaacatcaacatcaacaacaacaacagaatCAACTAATACCAATAATTCAGCAAATAATGTGGaggataaaaataataaaaaaagaaattcaacTGAAGATTCAAATGAAACTAATGAAACTGATTCAATagatacaaataaaaaattaaaaaattaa